The Gammaproteobacteria bacterium genome contains the following window.
TTTTGGTTCAGCACTCGATTGCGATGTATCCATGACACGCTCGTTGAAATCGGGCGTAACCGGCACTGTCGTCAAGTGCTGCTGGCTTAATCCGGTGTAAGGATGGTAGTAGTTCAATACCTGGATTAAGGCGAAAACCAGGACGATGCCACCAATCGAAGTGGCAGGCACGGTAAACTGGTTGAGGGGGATTCTCAAAGCGGCAAAAATTGCTATGCAGATTGCCGCGCAGGTCGATACTAATAATAGTTCCATAATTTGTCTCGCCGTCAGCGATTATGCCGCGTTGCTTGCCGCCATGATTGCATTTTCGATGCGCTCGATCCTGTCATCGAGTACTTCGAACTTGTGGCCCAGTAAAGAAACTGAATCGGTAATGTCTGCATCCAGCTGTCCGATATCGGCATCGATATCGCTCTCTTCCGTAGCCGCCTTGTCGTTGATCGCGGTGTCTTCATTGATCTGGCTTAGTCTTGGACTCAGGTCTCCGCGGTAAGCCGCGGCCCAGATCCACAACAGCGGCCAGATTGCGTGCAGTGTAAACAGGCTAACCCATCCCGCATGATGGATTGCATCCTGGTGGGGATGATTACGGTCAACAGCTATCTTATAGGGGATATTGAGTATCGCGATGGCGCCAAACAGCAAGCTGGTCGCGGTAAAAATCAGAATCCCAAGCGCAATGTAATCGAGCATATCGTATCGCCAATCTAACATCGTAGCTTAGATTGTAGTCCAGGAATCGGCCTGTACTTTTGTGACCTAGTTCTCGTTTGTACCGTGATTTACCCCGGTTTGATGCGCTCCAGACAGGATAAACCTGCATCGTGGGAATAAGATCAAAGTGGACAGGAATTCGTGTAGAGTGCCATTCATGACAGCCGCGCACAGATACTATCTTCTGGCTCTTAACCTGGTATTGCATGGATTACACCTGGTTCTCATCCTGTTTAGCCTGGTGGGGTGGATGTTCTGCGAGACCCGGCTACTGAACCTGATCGCACTGCTGCTGATCCTGTTTTCGTGGTATGGGCTGGGACCGCTGCTAGGGAAGGGTAACGCCTGGGGTTACTGCGTTATCACCGATATCCAGTGGCGGATTCGCAGAGAACTGGGTCTGGAAAGCCGCAGCGGGGGCTACGTCAAATACCTGGCTGACAACCTGCTTGGCGGAGATTTCGATGAAACGCAGCTTGATATAATAAGTGTCGCGATCATTTTTTCCTGTTTTTTCGCCTCGGTAGCCACTAACTTGTTGTACGGAAGTTGTCCGGTTGTTGCCGGTTAAAGAAATTAACAGGTTTCCAGGGGGAAAATTTTAGACCTGATCCTTCATGCTGATATCCTGGTAAGGCCGGTACACGCCACCAGATAAAGTCTCAAGCTAATAAAAATCAGGATCTTGCTAATATCCCTGCGCATGATCTGTATCAATGTCTCGAAAGCTGTTTCCTAGAAAGTTGCAATTAGAAATTCTTTGATACCAGGTTATGTTCAAGGACATCATAAATCGCAGCCCCGGGGAGTCTGCTACTGCAGACAGTTCTCTGGCTTCGATAACCACGATTTATATCGATGCAGGTACCAGGCACATCCGGCTCCAGGTATGTGCAGCTGACGGTTCCGTTCGACAGGATACGGTGGTTCCCAGCAATAGCGACCTGGGCGAAGTGCTGTCGTCGACGGGACCGCTCAAGGCAGGTGCGGCCGATTCGGATTTGTCCAGGTTGGTAATCACCGGAAAATTGGCAGACGCTGTCCGGGAGAGGCTTGGAGATGGCAAGCAGATTCTACCGACGGCGGCTTTCTGGATGGCGGCACAGGACTTGATCGGGCTGCCTGAGAATGCAGCCGTCGAGATGCTCGCAATCATCGATCTGTCGGCCTCCGGTTACCTGATTATCGGTGTCGATCGCAGCGGTGAGCTTAAGGACGACCTGCTGTTGACGAATCCGCGCTGTGGTGCAGGTTCCGGGATCAACCTCGATCGTGTACTGCAAAAACTTGATCTCGCGCACGAGCAGGTCGACGAGCTGCTCGAGGCTTACCTGGGTAAGGCCGGTCGGGCCCGGCGCGCGGCCACTGCCGTGCGTGTCGACCGCTGCGGCGTGTTTAGCACCTCGGCGACGATTTCCGATAAAAACCAGGGGATTCCGCTCGATGTTGCCCTCGCCACGACGTTGAAGTCCGAGGTCGAAAAAACGGTTAAGAAACTGCCACCCGGTTTCGACAAAGTCTACCTGACAGGTCGTATTTTCCGCTGGCAGTATGCCCGTGACTGCGCAGAGGATTTGTTATACAAGCAAGGCGTCGCGGAAGTTGCCTACGATCCAGAAAACACGCAGATCCTCAAATCACTGCAGAATATGGTCACGAAGATCGGCTTCGAAAACCTGGCACAACCCGATTCCCGCCTGGTCAAGCAGAGCAAGCCTGAAACCTTTCCGTCCTTTGTCGAACTGCGCAGGCATTACGAGGCGAGTGGACAATACCGAAGACTGAAGGATGAACCACCCGGCACCTGCTCGGCACAGGATCTTGCGCAACGCACGCTGATCCTGGCCCTGGATGTCGGCTCCACCATGGCCAAGGCGATAGTGGCCGATGCCGAAACGGGTGAAGTCCTGTTTCTCGACGCTTACAGCAATGCTGGCGATACGATAGAGACGGTCAAGAAGGTTTTCGTCGACCTGCAGCGGCAGGGTATCGAGCGATTGCCATTGCAAAGCGTCGGTATTACCGGATCCGCCCGCTACCAGGTGCAGCAGGCGCTTGCGAGTATCTACCCCGACCTGTCGGAACGCATCCAGGTGCTGGTGGAAAACTATGCGCATGCGCGAGGCTCGATCGACCATGCCCGGCAACACGTTAAATGGCTGCTGCAACTGGGCTACGAGGACGTCAACCAGGATCTCTGTATCCTGGTTGATATCGGCGGTGAAGACACCAAGATTTCCACCATCGCGCTGAACCAGGCCGAGCTATTCGACAACGCCATGAATACCAAGTGTTCCGCGGGAACCGGCAGTCTGATGGATACGCTCAGCGCCATGTTCGGCCTGCAATCGGTGGCCGACGCGCAGGCGCATGCTTACGGCGCTCCGCAATCTTTCAGTATCAATGCAACCTGCGCCGTGTTCCTGATGGAAAACGCGAGCAAGTTACAGGCACAGGGTGTTCCGCGGGACGAAATCCTCGCCTCTGCGAACTGGGCCATCGTCGAAAACATGGCACGTACCCTGTGGAGCCAGCTCGATCTGCCCGCCAACGCTGTGGTGTTATTACATGGTCAGACTATGTTGTCGGACCCGTTGCCGCTGGCGGTTATCCACCGTCTGCGCTCCTACATCGGTGCCGACATTCATGCCCTGTTGCCGCCGCACCCCGGGCATCGGGCCTGTATCGGTCTCGTTCGCAGCTTGCAGCAGGCAGCAGTGCCCGGCGTCGTTAATATTAACCCTGGTGATTTGCTCGAGGCCAATTTCGTAAAGCGCCTGATTCAGTGCAAGGGCAAGGTTTGCGGCGATCCACAGGCCCGTTGCAACCGCTGTGCGCTGCGCTGGCAAGGTGACGATGGTCGCAAGGTCGCCTTCACGGTGGGTGGATGCACCGCTATAAATGAGCTCATCTCGCACAAGGGGCAGAAGAAAGAGAACCGTCCGCGTGATTCATACAAGGAAATATGGGACTTTATCGATAACCATCACCCGCACAGTGATGACCCGCGGCGCCTGGTTATCCCGCGCAGTTTTACCGTCTCCGAATGGGCCTATTTCCTGTCCCGTATATTTGCTCCACTGGGTATTCCGGTGCACGTCGATAACGTGCGCGACAGTGACCTGGCCGACGCGCAACCCCAGTTCAACGTCGATTGCTGCGCTCCCCAGATGGGCGCGGTAGGTCAGTTCCAGCGGCTCGCCACGGAACCACATGGCATGATCCTGGCTCCGCAGATAGAGACCTTGCCAACGGATGGAGCGAGTCGGGGACTCACCTGCAGTAGCAACCAAGGTGGCGTCGCAGTGGCCAGTAATCTGGCCATGGATGTGCACCCAGATGCCCGTTTTCACCTGTTTCACTTCGCCATCGATGAGCTCGATGCGGGTCTTTTAAGCGACCAGTTTCAGATTGGGCTGGAACCGGTGTTTCGCTACTACGGGATTGCCCCAGATGCAAAAACCCTGGAAAGTATCGTTACCAGGGCAATCGCGGATCATTTGCAGTTGCGTCAGGCGGCGGCGGATTTCGCTGCGGAACTTACCGAAAACGCACTTGCCGAGGGGCACCAGGTGGCATTGGTCGTGGGGCGTGAATATGTTCTGAACCCCGGCATCTACGACAGCCATATCCGCCGTCTGTTACGTGA
Protein-coding sequences here:
- a CDS encoding DUF2784 family protein, which gives rise to MTAAHRYYLLALNLVLHGLHLVLILFSLVGWMFCETRLLNLIALLLILFSWYGLGPLLGKGNAWGYCVITDIQWRIRRELGLESRSGGYVKYLADNLLGGDFDETQLDIISVAIIFSCFFASVATNLLYGSCPVVAG
- a CDS encoding acyl-CoA dehydratase activase-related protein; this encodes MFKDIINRSPGESATADSSLASITTIYIDAGTRHIRLQVCAADGSVRQDTVVPSNSDLGEVLSSTGPLKAGAADSDLSRLVITGKLADAVRERLGDGKQILPTAAFWMAAQDLIGLPENAAVEMLAIIDLSASGYLIIGVDRSGELKDDLLLTNPRCGAGSGINLDRVLQKLDLAHEQVDELLEAYLGKAGRARRAATAVRVDRCGVFSTSATISDKNQGIPLDVALATTLKSEVEKTVKKLPPGFDKVYLTGRIFRWQYARDCAEDLLYKQGVAEVAYDPENTQILKSLQNMVTKIGFENLAQPDSRLVKQSKPETFPSFVELRRHYEASGQYRRLKDEPPGTCSAQDLAQRTLILALDVGSTMAKAIVADAETGEVLFLDAYSNAGDTIETVKKVFVDLQRQGIERLPLQSVGITGSARYQVQQALASIYPDLSERIQVLVENYAHARGSIDHARQHVKWLLQLGYEDVNQDLCILVDIGGEDTKISTIALNQAELFDNAMNTKCSAGTGSLMDTLSAMFGLQSVADAQAHAYGAPQSFSINATCAVFLMENASKLQAQGVPRDEILASANWAIVENMARTLWSQLDLPANAVVLLHGQTMLSDPLPLAVIHRLRSYIGADIHALLPPHPGHRACIGLVRSLQQAAVPGVVNINPGDLLEANFVKRLIQCKGKVCGDPQARCNRCALRWQGDDGRKVAFTVGGCTAINELISHKGQKKENRPRDSYKEIWDFIDNHHPHSDDPRRLVIPRSFTVSEWAYFLSRIFAPLGIPVHVDNVRDSDLADAQPQFNVDCCAPQMGAVGQFQRLATEPHGMILAPQIETLPTDGASRGLTCSSNQGGVAVASNLAMDVHPDARFHLFHFAIDELDAGLLSDQFQIGLEPVFRYYGIAPDAKTLESIVTRAIADHLQLRQAAADFAAELTENALAEGHQVALVVGREYVLNPGIYDSHIRRLLRDRQMAVIPSYVLDMDLDPEYAHVYWRNPHFILTALKAVAHRNLHTRLRHPRLQSLFRRIEEDSSGAMLPVVQVSTFSCGPDSIITHYVVEIMKQRPFLLIQSDAVLKELAHLENRVNTYVMQLEQGLHDKLGLDSKQPFEITTLDELISHEPLNRDTDVICLPTLGDNRALTAVFRGAGYTCLENYSDQTYDLQALVKTGRKAAGQAVCTPLAALYSDLRNGVDEFARRKQARDPEFANKRRLVLIDSQGSGPCRQGQYPSLHRLLFKKSAPAERLDRSCNSMPGGTLFEFMLLEENEGYRGGFPDWLMLRMYQGIILKGVLQGILFSAGASCRDYAEYRRFIADFRALEHEIYTLLEGFNGPGRFSQWLLTLLGRNSIPSIPVMYFAYRAHGREFIKPLKRFIAKWKAPEPRPGHRLNILITGEGYMRLAQAEEIFFILLREMGFRRFDLHVSPAMSYMEVILEEAEEAGRTELEVTQARQSRVGINNADTTRLRGVKRRIRMLRLFRGIWRNLLARPLYRASELEMPAPISRMIEASRELLPTYRPIGELAPYIGEALVELRQGTDVVLNVAPNGCMVSTMGEVLTPSIMHAQGVGPGRIQTLLSAEGDVDREALTLAVLKATGPYRYYQMREKLSNDKTHISM
- a CDS encoding DUF3302 domain-containing protein, giving the protein MLDYIALGILIFTATSLLFGAIAILNIPYKIAVDRNHPHQDAIHHAGWVSLFTLHAIWPLLWIWAAAYRGDLSPRLSQINEDTAINDKAATEESDIDADIGQLDADITDSVSLLGHKFEVLDDRIERIENAIMAASNAA